The window TTTGGCGGAAGTGCTACGCTTGATTTTTGAGTTCTTAAGTCTTCAGATTTCAGTTGTGTTGAGCCGAGTACCTACGCCACAAGGTTGCAGTGATTAGAGCTCTAGTtaagcctttttttttggataagttcCAATTAAGATATACGATCTTGACCTACAACAAGATCACAAGTCAGCTTTTTCTCATTACCTATTGTTGAAATTGAAGTCTTTCTACCTAAAATCCTAGTAACTGTATTCCTAATCCCTACCGTGTTATTCTCTAATGTTTCAATGTCTAATTCTGGTCTTTCTAAGCTTTTCCTAGATGGATATCCAATCCAACCTATTGCACCACCGATCAAATTAACAACTTTGTGGTCGCATCTCTGAAACCAAGATAGAACAATAATAGCAAGCCAGAAGAGCACCCGATCTACCCCAACACCTCTGGTGGCAGAGCCTACCCATATGTTACTCCACTGCCAGTCCCAGACTCATACTACAACTCATACGCAGCTTCACCGCCAATCCCTAGCTCATACTACAACCCATAACCAGGTCTGCCCTCAAACGACCAACGGCGGGACACCTTCCTCCGCATCTTGGCAATCACAATCATCGCAGTAATCATCATCATGGGAGCTGTCTCCTTAAGCATCTGGCTCATCATCAGCCCTCGCGTCACAGAGTTTCAACTTGATTCGACCTCTAAACCAATGTTGTTCCACCAAAGGACTCCTACGTTGCGGTGATCTAATTCCCTGTTCCCTGACGACCACCACTAGCCCCAAGTTTTGTGGGCTCTGAAAATGGTTatcatctttgttttcttcttctgtgaAATGGTGCTAGCGTGCGGTGGGGTGGTGGATTGGGATAAAGGGGGTTTTGCAGAGGATGTGTCGGCGGCGGCTTTTCCTTTTGAGACGATGGTGTTTCAGACAAATGGGGGTAAATATGTAAAAACACCTTCATTAAAGGTATTACAGACATTTAGTTAAATATTTGGgcaatgacatcatcacttaactgttctcaGGGGTACGcttgtaagaatctttcaaaatacaagAGAGGTTTATGAAATAGACAAAATTTCAAGGGTGATAAacgtaattgtttgaaatcACAGAGGTGATAAacataaattttccttttttttaatttaaaatccATCCAATCCTGGACTTATATGATATAATACCAGACCAATATGGACATATCACGAGAGACCGATACGGCCTTCCATAACCATAAACTTGTCCATCAGGAACAATCACTGTTGTATTCTGTGAGCCCATCTTATTGTTCTTGTAATAATACTTTGGTATGAAGGGTCTGGTGACTGGTTTTAGGGCAGCAAACAAGACACCTAGTAGGCCTCATCTTCCAAGAGCATGTGCAGAGTTTCAGTCCGATTCCCACTAGGCAAAATAAAACACAAAGAATCATTGAGGAACACCCTGATCGTAATAATAAATCGGTTATGGAGTTTATTTCAGTATTTAATCTCACAATTGATTGGACAGTGATGACTGGCATTTTCATATCTTATAGGGCTGTGAGCAAACCAAGGACCTAAAAACACAAATTTCTAGTTGAATAAAGGGTAAAATGCATCATCAAGAACGCATTTGCAGAACATCAATTATGTATAGGTCATCCACCTTGGTGACATTATTACCCCATTCAGAGCAGCTCAAAAAGTCACAAGCCTAGGTGTCAAGTTGCAGAGGCAATTGATACATGAATTGATAGTTCTTTAGACAATGAAGCACTCTACGTAGTTGATCTGCATCATTAACTTCCACCTGCTTAAGCTTAAGTAGCAAAAGAAATTGATATATTGATTCAGCTCTGGATTGCTTTTAGGCCCTGAAGCACTCTACACAGTTCATCTGCATTATTGATTTCCATCCATTCTAGACACCCTTAAGCTACAACATACACATACACCAGAGTCTAAACACGACAGGTAAGCAGAAATGGCTACCGTGATTTAATGGTTCGAGTTTCAGGGGCCCCCAACGACCTGCGCCACCAGATTTGAAATGCTatgctgagattgggacacTCTGTGCCATGACTAGAAAAACAGCGAAGCCATTCCATGAACAGAGAGTGTTGCTGCTTCAAGGGGAGGGTCAGAAGCGCATGACCCATGGCTTCCTCCAACTCATTCACATCAAGCCCCTTCCTGCACCTCCGCAACCAACCAAAGTCCACCAGCATCGGCCCAAACCATACCTGAAGAACCCTACACCTTACCTCAGACCGGCAATGCAATTTCCCTCTTCCCAATGCAATGAATATGCAAGCTGAAATCCGACTGAGCTCATACCTGACCATTGGAGATGCCTTTTCATGCATCGTCACCAACTGTATTTGGTCCGCCCATGTAGTGACAAAATCTTCAGCCATTTGCCGATCCAGTAGTATCTCTAGAAGCCAATTGATGTTGTCAACTTGCCTTGACATCCGCTCGATTAATGGCCTATCCATATCTTTTTCTGTTAATCTCTCCTCAGTAACAGAGTTACAGGCCTCCTCAAAGACACCGAGCAATGAACCCAGACATGACTGACAAACAACATAGATATCCTCCTTGTCAAGACTAACAGTCTCCTTGTCATAGACTGAGCTCTTCGATAGCAGACCCTTGACCAAGAACTTGAGATCCCTCCTAGCATTAGCATTGGCACCTCTGGTGATTGACCAAACCAGCTGCATGGCCAAATGTTGCTGGGTGTTGTTTACATGTGGCGAATAGAGCCTCGCCAGCACATTTCTAGCTGTTGCATCATCAAATGTAAATCTGGCAAAAACTTTCTTCAGCTTCTCCTCTTCATGCTCAGTCCAAGGAACAGCTTCAAGATATTTCAAACAAGAGAATACCCCTTTGGTAAAGATGATACCCACCGACACCTAATGAGTTAGAAGAGAAGGGAGCTTATGAGTCACCAATGCTTCAAACTATCTATAGAAAATAAGAACTACAAAAATTCCATTAATACAATTCACtagaaaagaatcaaattaATCAGGCCATGCCtcgaaaagaaattaaaataatttaaggAATATAAAGTGCAAAAGATGAATTCTGAAATCCTAAATATCAGGCTCCTGTAACGAAGTGGAAATCTATGCACCCTAATAGAAAAAAGTAGTTAGTTTACTCCCAAGCCCGCAAGGTCAAACcatttactttctttctttcctgcttttaaaacattaaaagatTTGAACAGAAAATTCTAATTGGTTACTACATTTTTGGAGTTTTCAGTTTCAGGAAAGCAAAGTCTATCTAGGAAACTTAAGGAAAAAGTTATGAAACTACTCTCTAAGGCTACGTTtggaaaccaaaaaagaaaagaaaagttaaGAAACaatataataagacaaaaactatgatgacacaatgattgatttatgtgtctatctctctcctcaaattcaaattttttttgaattttttatttatttttcttggcttccaaacacaGCCTAGGAGAAAGTTAAGaaactactctctctctctctaccaaaCTTGTTAGGAAAACATCCCACCTCTCTCTTCATCTTAAATTTCCAAGCACAATGCCTTAAAAGGTGATCATACATGAGGTCAATATGATGCACGATTATGCAAAACAACTTACAAAATCGCAAATAAGTGATGCATTCAAGAAGAAAGGAATGGACTGTAGAGTAGGTTTGACTTGTTTGTAAGAAACTTAGAATACATGGGTGAAAATATCAATTGGTGCATATGATTGCACACGTTCTATATTGTTGAGTTCATTGCTGCATTGAAGAACTTTTATGGAAGTCATTTGACTACCAGGCACTGTAATGAGGAGGAACAGTTACCACTTTCAATTAATGGTATTTTTTCTTAAGTGATAGTTAAACCATCAGAGCTAGAATATGTCCAACTCTCATCGCCTTCTGCTTAGTCTTTGGATCTCTCTAGTATAGTGCAAATATTGCTACTCCCTATGGCGTGTTGGCAGCAGAAGAGGTTTCTTTCCACAGGGTTACACTTACTCATGATTATTGTTATGCTTCACAGGATGGGTTGATTTTCACAGCTGTTGTTTCCCCAAACCAAAGCTATGATACTGGTGACTAATTGCTTCAATAATTTGCAGCATGATGGCATTGACTTGCAAGGGTAATGTCAGCCACTCAAATCTGTAACTCTGTTGATTTTCATGGTTCGTAGAGTAGGTTATAGATGGAAACTTCAAGCCCTGTCCCACCCTGTGGTATGagtctgtgagagagagaatcaaacACTTCTATTTTCCTGAAAGAGGAAAGTTGTACATTATTAGCAGGCCTTATGTAGGAGTACACCTGTTGttacaacaacagcaacaacaactcaaccttatcccaactaaatggggtcggctacatggatcctttcaaaacaaagtagggaaaactgaggtcctcacaaagggaaaggaaggcacgaggaatgaagaataaaaatgaagaaatgagataagaaaagtgggaaatggaaaatgaaaactgaaagtaagaggaaagaggatagcacagaaaatcaagaaaatctcagctacatgatATCGACaatgtggatccttgccctccaatagactctatctgaggtcataattggcacaagacccagactatgcatgtcattcttcacaacctcactatggtcattttaggcctgcccctagctcttttagctccttcaatcggaatcagatcactcctccttactagggtGTCCTCAGGtctccgttgcacatggccaaaccacatCAAACGATATTCTCGGAGCTTGTTGTTAATCGGgacaactcccacatcagctctaatatgttcgttcctcactttatccttcctagttttgcaaCACATCCATCtgaacatcctcatctctacaacACATAACTTcactatatggcacttcttaactgccctccgccccatacatcatagcaagTTGGACAACAGTTAGTAGATGAATTCCGGCTTCCATCCAAGTTCTGGACTTTATCACCTATAAAGGTTTTACCATTCCagctcacacactcacccccccccccccacaaaaaaaaaatctccaggAAAGGAAAAACTGAGGCCATGTCCACTGTAGCTATAACTTCTTTGGTAAAGCTAGAGAATTATTTATGAACTTTTGACTGCTGCATGATTACTTTAATAAATTTTGGAGTTGTTTTATCAATTAACAATATAGACCTCTCTGCCTGTATTTGGTTTACTTCCAGCAAAATTTGGAAAGTATTCCTATTCCATATATGCTGCCAAGTCCTACACCTCCTACTGTTGCACTTTAGTGCAATGGCTAATAAATGTCACTACATTGTTTGATTCCAAAACCATTTTTCATGTAGAAGATCAACTGCTTGTGGTTTCTTGATTTTTCAGTGATTAAATCGTGCCTCACCTACCCATCAAACAAGGGGTTAAATGACATCCCAAGTGCCTAAGAAAAGAAGTAATGAACTATTGTAGATAATTCATCAATATGaaagtataaaataagaaaggaagCAATGAACATAAACTtggatttctttattttttttaatattttatgacAACTCCTTAATCTTTTCTTTATAGCTCATAGAAGTGAACCTATATTGtaactcctctcccccccccccccaaaggtATCTTCTTTGTCTTAATGAAGCCTATGCCAAATTGGAAATTAGTTTAGGCTCCCTTTGAGCTGAATAGATTGAATTTTAAGACTCCATTTTCTGTATGAAAATAGTGGAAATAATTTTGGTAGATAGGTTATGTTGGGGATATGGCTGTTGGTGTTGTCATGGTTATCAACACAGTCAGGATCAACACACTCACACAATGTGATCAATACAGTCAAAAAGACTTGCACATAATAGTTGATTACACAGTGCTGGACAGTAATGCAGTGTAGCAGATATATGGCGGACAGTCAGCATACAGATGGCAGTACAGAGTACAGATACAGTACAGTGACAGATGTGACAGAGCAGTGATAGTGGTGGTACACATGCGTCAGTGATTTGGCAGCCTCTGGACAGGTGTGGCAG is drawn from Telopea speciosissima isolate NSW1024214 ecotype Mountain lineage chromosome 1, Tspe_v1, whole genome shotgun sequence and contains these coding sequences:
- the LOC122639804 gene encoding BTB/POZ domain-containing protein At2g13690 is translated as MGDSGHRRNAQGQSRREREGRGFRGSWCCSFGISSDGPENLSASHPKTPQKSDVLSKSGGGSFPSSPQSSNRTGLGLVGRIDPRRILSPGRVSPIDSDTAIHTCNVADVGAQLGSPDKLTIPKGAGAGASSVALPASSFSSFALNNHVAKDQGSCCGAFDVRLSLKGKNGGCLILELDSEVLSANSSVFAELISDSRKGSGGSSAANLCRIEVPDVANLGIFQQTIELMFEEDITRRLIKVGVSRSIDILEVSVGIIFTKGVFSCLKYLEAVPWTEHEEEKLKKVFARFTFDDATARNVLARLYSPHVNNTQQHLAMQLVWSITRGANANARRDLKFLVKGLLSKSSVYDKETVSLDKEDIYVVCQSCLGSLLGVFEEACNSVTEERLTEKDMDRPLIERMSRQVDNINWLLEILLDRQMAEDFVTTWADQIQLVTMHEKASPMVRYELSRISACIFIALGRGKLHCRSEVRCRVLQVWFGPMLVDFGWLRRCRKGLDVNELEEAMGHALLTLPLKQQHSLFMEWLRCFSSHGTECPNLSIAFQIWWRRSLGAPETRTIKSR